In Paenibacillus ihbetae, the following are encoded in one genomic region:
- the kdpC gene encoding potassium-transporting ATPase subunit KdpC — protein MNHPVQKASGRVSAQTEATRVPVGIAVRTSLVFLVLCGLLYPLVTTGAAQLLMPKQANGSLIEDRSGNVVGSELIGQSFTDPKYFHGRLSSIEYDGAGSGSNNYAPSNPEMLERTKAEIEAWKKNNPGVPARELPIDLVTNSGSGLDPHITPKSAEVQIPRVSERTGIAEAELKRLVKEHTEGRDFGVFGEPRVHVLKLNLALQELLEHD, from the coding sequence ATGAATCATCCTGTGCAAAAAGCCTCTGGACGTGTTTCCGCTCAAACCGAGGCGACCCGCGTTCCGGTCGGGATTGCGGTGAGAACGAGCCTTGTATTTCTTGTCCTGTGCGGCTTATTGTACCCGCTCGTAACGACAGGCGCCGCGCAGCTGCTGATGCCGAAGCAGGCCAATGGCAGCTTGATCGAGGATCGAAGCGGCAATGTGGTGGGCTCGGAATTGATCGGTCAGAGCTTCACGGATCCGAAATATTTCCACGGCAGGTTATCCAGCATTGAATATGACGGGGCGGGATCCGGCAGCAACAACTATGCCCCGTCAAACCCGGAAATGCTGGAGCGGACCAAGGCTGAGATCGAGGCGTGGAAGAAGAACAACCCGGGCGTTCCCGCCCGAGAGCTTCCGATCGATCTCGTCACGAACTCGGGCTCGGGACTAGACCCTCATATCACGCCGAAATCGGCTGAAGTTCAAATTCCGCGCGTCAGCGAGCGGACGGGGATTGCCGAAGCGGAGCTGAAACGACTGGTGAAGGAGCACACGGAAGGGCGGGATTTCGGCGTGTTTGGCGAGCCTCGTGTCCATGTGCTCAAGCTGAATCTGGCGCTGCAAGAGCTTTTGGAACATGACTGA
- a CDS encoding histidine kinase, with the protein MTEPYRRKSPEEILRSILKLRQGRLKVYIGAVSGSGKTYHMLREGQSLKRQGIDVVISAVSTMQRPDTVEQARDLERVPSIHWFESGNERKDLDLERLLQRNPEVLLVDGLAHRNRQGARFETRLEDIRFLLGHGISVITTINAYELKDVGDIASRLTGVKAGYSLPADTLESADEVVLIDVTPETMLERVQSGLLVGGGAWERGNLAVLRELTLRLVAEGVNSSLERHRRERGLTGPSGAAERILVAAQYHWNGSIYMRRGQQIAKRLNGELLVATFVKPGSTPGKEQAAFRSSLQKLAERIGATLEELPLRSRRKLAGALLTYAVDRHVTRIVLGHSKQTRSQELWQGSILHDLLRQMRGVDLFVVADRTAHNGERIIPARIQPNPPRAGAFQRLSGTELDERIEQAKRGRFKMYIGAAPGVGKTYAMLREGGDLRRKGLDVIVGLLETHGRADTQSQVGELEVMPRKTKRYRGTQLKEMDTDEILRRKPDVVLIDELAHTNVPGSRNKKRYEDVLDILSAGISVITTVNVQHLESLNDTVQQVTGVRVRETVPDRILQLADEVQLIDVTPETLQQRMREGKIYAPENIQQALGFFFKTGNLIALRELALREIADDVDERLESLERSASLRGPWRREEVIYVLVGSGPESERIIRRGFRIAYRLKAAWYVTPLPDRAEDCKPSMPARDPIQAMTERLGGIFRPLELLGKRVYDLPAILIAAADEVKATQLIIAQPPGNGFPGASQMRFAKQLLRRARHMDVLVIADAGW; encoded by the coding sequence ATGACTGAGCCGTACCGAAGAAAATCGCCGGAGGAAATCCTGCGATCGATCTTAAAGCTGAGGCAAGGACGTCTCAAGGTCTATATCGGAGCCGTAAGCGGGTCCGGCAAAACCTATCACATGCTCCGCGAAGGCCAGAGCCTGAAACGGCAAGGGATTGATGTTGTCATCTCCGCCGTATCAACGATGCAGAGGCCTGATACGGTGGAGCAGGCCCGGGATTTGGAGCGGGTGCCCAGCATCCATTGGTTCGAAAGCGGGAATGAGCGTAAGGACCTGGATCTGGAGCGGCTGCTGCAGCGGAATCCGGAGGTGCTGCTTGTAGACGGTCTGGCGCACCGGAACCGCCAGGGAGCCAGGTTCGAGACCCGGCTCGAGGATATCCGCTTTCTTCTTGGCCATGGCATCAGCGTCATTACGACGATTAATGCTTACGAGCTGAAGGACGTAGGCGATATCGCGAGCAGATTGACGGGCGTCAAGGCTGGTTATTCACTGCCTGCGGATACGCTGGAGTCCGCAGACGAAGTGGTGCTGATCGATGTTACGCCCGAGACGATGCTGGAGCGGGTGCAAAGCGGTCTGCTTGTCGGCGGCGGTGCTTGGGAGCGGGGCAATCTGGCCGTGCTTAGAGAGCTTACCCTTCGGCTGGTAGCGGAGGGTGTTAACAGCTCGCTGGAGCGGCATCGGAGGGAACGTGGGCTGACCGGCCCTTCCGGCGCCGCCGAGCGGATCCTGGTCGCCGCGCAGTATCATTGGAACGGATCCATCTATATGCGTCGCGGCCAGCAGATTGCCAAGCGGCTGAACGGCGAGCTGCTCGTCGCCACGTTCGTGAAGCCCGGATCGACGCCCGGGAAGGAACAAGCCGCCTTCAGAAGTTCCCTTCAGAAGCTGGCGGAGCGAATCGGAGCGACCCTGGAGGAGCTTCCGCTGCGCTCCCGGCGCAAACTCGCAGGAGCGCTCCTAACGTATGCGGTGGATCGGCATGTCACCCGGATCGTGCTGGGACATTCGAAGCAGACCCGAAGCCAAGAGCTGTGGCAGGGCTCGATCCTTCATGACCTGCTTCGGCAAATGCGCGGGGTGGATCTATTCGTGGTGGCCGATCGGACAGCCCATAATGGAGAGCGTATCATTCCCGCCCGGATTCAGCCGAATCCGCCGAGGGCAGGGGCGTTTCAGCGGCTTAGCGGGACCGAGCTCGATGAGCGGATCGAGCAGGCAAAGCGGGGGCGGTTCAAGATGTATATCGGCGCGGCCCCCGGCGTCGGGAAAACGTATGCGATGCTGCGGGAAGGCGGCGACCTGCGCCGAAAAGGTCTGGACGTGATCGTCGGTCTCCTCGAGACCCACGGCCGCGCCGACACGCAATCTCAAGTTGGCGAGCTGGAGGTAATGCCGCGGAAGACGAAGCGATACCGCGGGACGCAATTGAAAGAGATGGATACCGATGAGATCTTGCGGCGAAAGCCCGATGTCGTGCTGATCGACGAGCTGGCTCATACGAATGTGCCCGGCAGCCGGAACAAAAAGCGGTATGAGGATGTGCTTGATATCTTGTCTGCCGGAATTTCCGTCATCACGACCGTAAATGTGCAGCATCTGGAGAGCCTGAACGATACGGTCCAGCAGGTTACCGGCGTCCGCGTCAGGGAAACCGTGCCTGACCGCATTCTGCAGTTGGCCGACGAGGTTCAACTGATCGACGTCACCCCCGAGACCCTGCAGCAGAGGATGCGGGAGGGCAAAATCTATGCGCCCGAGAACATTCAGCAAGCGCTCGGCTTCTTCTTCAAGACCGGAAACCTGATTGCGCTGCGGGAACTGGCGCTAAGGGAAATCGCCGACGACGTGGATGAGCGGCTGGAATCCCTTGAGCGAAGCGCCTCGCTGCGGGGACCGTGGCGACGGGAGGAAGTGATCTATGTTCTCGTCGGCAGCGGCCCCGAGTCGGAGCGAATCATTCGCCGCGGCTTTCGAATCGCCTACCGGCTGAAGGCGGCCTGGTATGTAACGCCGCTGCCGGATAGAGCTGAAGACTGCAAGCCGTCCATGCCGGCAAGGGATCCAATACAGGCGATGACGGAGCGGCTTGGGGGGATTTTTCGTCCACTGGAGCTGCTAGGGAAGCGAGTATACGACTTACCTGCGATTCTAATCGCGGCGGCTGATGAAGTGAAGGCAACCCAGCTTATTATTGCCCAGCCGCCGGGCAATGGGTTCCCCGGCGCTTCCCAAATGCGGTTCGCGAAGCAATTGCTGAGACGGGCCAGGCATATGGATGTGCTGGTCATTGCCGACGCCGGCTGGTAA
- a CDS encoding proline dehydrogenase family protein has product MDGTELYRKVVLTVSGNRLVKWLSLRYGKKLAGRFIAGDTLEEALDEIERLNGKGILVTLDHLGEGITSLTEASAYRAEYIRLVEGIANRGVQSNVSLKPTQMGLALDPQAAYENIRAVVRAAQKHGNFVRLDMEDSPYTQATIDMTLRLHKEGLTHVGTVIQAYLYRSEEDVRMLTKEGVKLRLVKGAYKEPGTIAYQKKQEIIGNYKNLIKLQLDQGAYTAVATHDNNIIDWVKVFAEQNRIKKDAFEFQMLYGLRMKDQARLAQDGYRIRCYMPYGTMWYPYFTRRIAEKPANLMMVLKNMFK; this is encoded by the coding sequence ATGGACGGGACTGAGCTTTACCGGAAAGTCGTGTTGACGGTGTCGGGGAACCGGCTGGTGAAATGGCTGTCGCTTCGTTACGGCAAAAAATTAGCGGGCAGATTCATTGCGGGAGATACGCTGGAAGAGGCACTCGATGAGATCGAAAGGCTGAACGGGAAGGGGATCTTGGTAACGCTGGATCATCTGGGAGAGGGCATAACTTCGCTGACGGAGGCTTCGGCCTACCGGGCGGAATATATTCGGCTTGTGGAGGGCATCGCCAACCGGGGAGTTCAATCGAATGTGTCGCTGAAGCCGACGCAGATGGGCTTGGCGCTCGATCCGCAGGCGGCATACGAGAACATTAGAGCGGTGGTCCGGGCGGCCCAAAAGCATGGCAACTTCGTTCGGCTGGACATGGAGGACTCGCCGTACACTCAGGCCACGATCGATATGACGCTGCGGCTTCATAAGGAGGGGTTGACCCATGTGGGAACGGTCATCCAGGCCTATCTGTACCGTTCCGAGGAAGACGTCCGGATGCTGACGAAGGAAGGGGTGAAACTCCGCCTGGTTAAGGGGGCTTATAAGGAGCCGGGAACGATTGCGTATCAGAAGAAGCAGGAGATCATCGGCAATTATAAAAATTTAATCAAGCTTCAGCTGGATCAAGGGGCCTATACCGCTGTTGCGACCCATGATAACAACATCATCGATTGGGTCAAAGTATTTGCAGAGCAGAACCGGATCAAGAAGGATGCGTTCGAGTTTCAAATGCTGTACGGGCTGCGCATGAAAGACCAGGCCCGGCTAGCGCAGGACGGTTACCGAATAAGATGCTACATGCCGTACGGCACGATGTGGTACCCGTATTTTACCCGCCGTATTGCAGAGAAGCCGGCCAATCTGATGATGGTGCTGAAGAATATGTTCAAGTGA
- the udk gene encoding uridine kinase yields MLIIGIAGGTGSGKTTVARSVIDRLGSDKVTFISQDNYYKDHPELSFEEREAINYDHPFAFDNDLLIEHLGILKQGLPAQAPVYDFTKHARFKDQTVELKPNNIVIIEGLHVLSDENLRKLLHIKVFVDTDPDVRLLRRVVRDIEDRGRTIQSIHNQYLSTVKPMHEAFIEPSKKYADLIIPEGGQNEVGIQLLSTLTEKYLTGDRSLSGE; encoded by the coding sequence ATGCTCATTATAGGTATCGCCGGCGGCACCGGCTCGGGCAAAACTACGGTTGCCCGCTCAGTCATCGACCGACTCGGCTCAGATAAAGTGACGTTCATTTCTCAGGATAATTATTACAAGGACCACCCGGAGCTCAGCTTCGAAGAGCGTGAAGCGATCAATTACGATCATCCGTTTGCCTTCGATAACGATCTGCTCATCGAGCATCTGGGCATCCTCAAGCAGGGCTTGCCGGCACAGGCGCCCGTGTATGACTTTACCAAGCATGCCCGCTTCAAGGATCAAACCGTGGAGCTTAAGCCCAACAACATTGTCATCATCGAGGGACTGCATGTGCTGTCCGATGAGAACCTTCGCAAGCTGCTGCACATTAAAGTATTCGTGGACACCGATCCCGATGTGCGCCTCCTCCGCCGGGTCGTCCGGGATATCGAAGACCGCGGCCGGACGATTCAGTCCATCCATAATCAATACCTGTCGACCGTAAAACCGATGCACGAAGCGTTTATCGAGCCTTCGAAAAAATACGCCGACCTGATTATTCCGGAAGGCGGACAGAATGAAGTCGGCATCCAGCTGCTATCCACCCTGACGGAAAAATATTTGACCGGCGACCGTTCGCTGTCCGGCGAGTAG
- a CDS encoding serine hydrolase domain-containing protein, which produces MSMDTVQSLSRSTPERQGISSRAIERFIGSVQDQGLELHSFMLLRRGYVIAEGWWDPYGPELPHMLFSLSKSFTSTAIGLLAEEGRIALTDPVIGFFPEYAPEAPSENLAAMTVRDLLVMGTGHAGEPALESEDWVADFFKQPVEHEPGTHFVYNSAATYMLSAILQNITGKTLLEYLEPRLFEPLAIHGAAWENCPRGINAGGWGLKLKTEDIAKFGQLYLQKGVWGGERLIPEAWVLEATSKQISNGPGDGSSDWTEGYGYQFWRCRHGAYRGDGAFGQYCIVHPELEAVIAITSGLNDMQAVLNNVWEHLVPAFEPEALPEDEGAAVSLTETLGALNIQPPKFQASSTREPELSGIVFELEENEQKLRTFCVRFSEEEALLEIEAHYGLESLALGRNAWAVGKTRLFRMEEGKVCSSMTWNDDGSLVITLRAVETPFCLTIMADFTDDMLQLAQSVNVSFGDPGLKPITGRAREEQ; this is translated from the coding sequence ATGAGTATGGACACGGTTCAATCATTGTCAAGAAGCACCCCCGAACGTCAAGGCATTTCCTCGCGGGCCATTGAGCGCTTTATCGGTTCGGTCCAGGATCAAGGGCTTGAGCTGCACAGCTTTATGCTGCTGCGCCGCGGCTATGTCATTGCGGAAGGCTGGTGGGATCCGTACGGGCCCGAGCTTCCGCACATGCTGTTCTCGTTAAGCAAGAGCTTTACCTCCACCGCGATCGGACTCCTCGCAGAGGAAGGCCGCATCGCCTTGACGGATCCAGTGATCGGCTTCTTTCCGGAATATGCGCCGGAGGCTCCATCCGAAAATCTGGCGGCGATGACTGTGCGGGATTTGCTCGTGATGGGGACCGGCCATGCGGGGGAACCTGCGCTGGAATCCGAGGACTGGGTAGCCGACTTCTTCAAGCAGCCCGTGGAGCATGAGCCGGGAACCCACTTCGTGTACAACAGCGCGGCGACGTATATGCTCTCGGCGATCCTGCAGAACATTACCGGCAAGACGCTGCTGGAGTATTTGGAGCCCCGGCTCTTTGAACCGCTCGCCATTCACGGGGCGGCATGGGAGAACTGTCCGCGCGGCATCAATGCCGGCGGCTGGGGACTCAAGCTGAAGACGGAGGATATTGCGAAATTCGGTCAGCTGTATCTGCAGAAGGGCGTTTGGGGAGGGGAACGCCTCATCCCGGAGGCGTGGGTCCTCGAAGCGACATCGAAGCAGATTTCGAACGGACCGGGAGACGGCTCCTCCGACTGGACGGAAGGCTACGGCTACCAGTTCTGGAGATGCCGTCATGGCGCCTATCGCGGCGACGGTGCATTCGGCCAATACTGCATCGTCCACCCGGAGCTGGAGGCGGTGATCGCCATCACCTCGGGCTTGAACGATATGCAGGCCGTCCTGAACAACGTATGGGAGCATCTGGTGCCGGCCTTTGAGCCGGAGGCTTTACCGGAGGATGAAGGAGCGGCGGTCTCGCTCACCGAAACGCTTGGAGCGCTGAACATACAGCCGCCGAAATTCCAGGCCTCCTCCACGCGGGAGCCGGAACTTTCCGGAATCGTGTTCGAGCTCGAGGAGAATGAGCAGAAGCTTCGTACCTTCTGCGTTCGTTTCTCGGAGGAAGAAGCCTTGCTGGAGATCGAAGCGCACTACGGCCTCGAATCGCTCGCGCTTGGCCGGAACGCATGGGCGGTAGGCAAGACGAGACTGTTCCGGATGGAGGAGGGCAAGGTATGCTCCTCGATGACATGGAATGACGACGGCAGCCTGGTGATCACGCTTCGAGCGGTCGAGACGCCGTTCTGCCTGACCATAATGGCTGACTTTACAGATGACATGCTTCAATTGGCCCAATCGGTCAACGTATCGTTTGGAGACCCGGGACTTAAGCCGATTACGGGCCGAGCAAGGGAAGAGCAGTAA
- the kdpA gene encoding potassium-transporting ATPase subunit KdpA, producing the protein MGIVQIAVVILVLLLLVKPLGTYLYLVFRNEPGGTDKWFSWAERPIFALIGLKERKGMSWKGYAISFLLTNIILVGAGYAILRFQHVLPWNPNGIENMEPTLSLNTIISFMTNTNLQHYSGESGLSYFSQMAVIIMMMFTSAATGLCVAIAFIRAVTMKGATVGNFFEDFVKAMTRVFIPAAFLIAMLLVALQVPQTLKPTISVTTLSGSEQQIAVGPVAALESIKHLGTNGGGYMGANSAHPFENPSPLTNVIEILCMWSFGAALAYTFGLFAKSRKQGWIVFSVMMTLFIGFLTLNYAAESSGNPALNRLGIDASQGSMEGKEVRFGIPQSSLFTTVTTAATTGSVNNMHDTLTPLGGITPLALMMLNSVFGGKGVGLMNMLMYAILAVFLAGLMVGRTPEFLGRKIEAKEMKLIAVVILVHPFIILAPTALALMTGAGQSGITNAGFHGISQVLYEYTSSAANNGSGFEGLADNTPFWNVTTGLVMLLGRYISMIALLAVGGSLLRKQRVPETPGTFRTDNGLFAGILIAVVLIIGALTFLPVLVLGPVAEHLTIR; encoded by the coding sequence ATGGGCATCGTACAAATTGCCGTCGTCATCCTGGTTCTGCTGCTGCTCGTCAAGCCGCTTGGAACCTACCTCTATCTCGTGTTTCGCAATGAACCCGGCGGCACGGACAAATGGTTCTCTTGGGCAGAACGCCCGATATTTGCCCTCATCGGACTCAAGGAACGCAAAGGGATGAGCTGGAAGGGCTATGCGATCAGCTTCCTGCTCACCAATATCATCCTGGTCGGAGCAGGGTATGCCATCCTCCGTTTTCAACACGTGCTGCCGTGGAATCCGAACGGCATCGAGAACATGGAGCCGACGCTGTCGCTCAACACAATTATAAGCTTCATGACCAATACGAATTTGCAGCACTATAGCGGGGAGTCGGGCCTCTCTTACTTTTCCCAGATGGCCGTGATCATCATGATGATGTTCACGTCCGCTGCCACCGGGCTTTGCGTTGCCATTGCCTTTATCCGGGCCGTGACGATGAAAGGCGCTACGGTCGGGAACTTCTTCGAAGACTTCGTGAAAGCCATGACCCGTGTGTTCATCCCGGCGGCCTTCCTTATTGCCATGCTGCTGGTGGCATTGCAGGTGCCGCAGACGTTAAAGCCGACCATTAGCGTAACGACGCTTTCGGGATCAGAGCAGCAGATCGCGGTCGGCCCGGTAGCCGCGCTTGAGTCGATCAAGCACTTGGGAACGAACGGCGGCGGCTATATGGGAGCCAATTCCGCGCATCCGTTCGAGAATCCATCCCCGTTGACGAACGTGATCGAAATATTGTGCATGTGGAGTTTCGGGGCTGCCCTGGCTTACACCTTCGGATTGTTCGCCAAGAGCCGCAAGCAGGGCTGGATCGTGTTCTCTGTCATGATGACGCTGTTCATCGGTTTTCTAACCCTGAACTATGCGGCCGAATCAAGCGGAAATCCAGCGCTGAACCGGCTCGGGATTGATGCGTCGCAAGGCAGTATGGAAGGCAAGGAGGTCCGCTTTGGCATTCCGCAATCCTCCTTGTTTACGACCGTGACAACCGCGGCTACCACCGGATCGGTCAACAACATGCACGACACCCTGACCCCGCTTGGGGGCATCACGCCGCTGGCGCTAATGATGCTTAATTCCGTTTTTGGCGGCAAGGGTGTCGGCTTGATGAACATGCTTATGTACGCGATTCTCGCCGTATTTCTGGCCGGGCTGATGGTCGGGCGAACACCCGAATTTCTCGGCAGGAAGATTGAAGCGAAGGAAATGAAGCTGATTGCCGTCGTGATCCTGGTGCACCCGTTCATCATTCTGGCACCTACGGCGCTCGCGCTGATGACGGGTGCGGGTCAATCAGGCATTACGAACGCAGGGTTCCACGGCATCTCCCAGGTGTTGTATGAATATACGTCTTCGGCAGCGAACAACGGGTCGGGGTTTGAAGGTCTTGCAGATAACACGCCGTTTTGGAACGTGACAACCGGGCTGGTCATGCTGCTGGGCCGTTATATTTCGATGATCGCATTGCTGGCGGTCGGCGGATCTCTGTTGCGGAAGCAGCGGGTGCCGGAGACGCCGGGAACGTTCCGTACTGATAACGGGTTGTTCGCCGGCATTCTGATTGCCGTCGTGCTGATTATCGGCGCGCTGACCTTTCTGCCTGTACTGGTTCTTGGGCCGGTTGCCGAGCATCTTACGATCCGTTAA
- the kdpF gene encoding K(+)-transporting ATPase subunit F, whose product MTLILILTAALFLYLVYALIHPEKF is encoded by the coding sequence ATGACGCTGATTTTGATATTGACCGCTGCGTTATTTTTATATTTGGTTTATGCGCTGATTCATCCCGAAAAATTTTAA
- a CDS encoding carbohydrate-binding family 9-like protein, protein MASIPIYSCKRAVYSGSGEGGAAIDWERYEAVELTDTVTGKPVKERTSVQACWSPDWFHVRFICQDTHVVSRYQHRDEPLYEQDVVELFIDETGAGREYIELEVSPHNVVFDARIQNDGMKSITAMDVKWDLAGLETTVTQDDEGHRIYDIAIPAVNFGIPPRAGESWKVNFYRIDEDPQGLQEFQAWSPTGEVNYHIPSRFGKLVFEE, encoded by the coding sequence ATGGCATCGATACCGATTTATTCATGCAAGCGCGCGGTTTACAGTGGATCAGGAGAGGGCGGCGCTGCAATTGATTGGGAGCGCTATGAAGCGGTGGAGCTGACCGATACCGTAACGGGGAAGCCCGTGAAGGAGCGGACAAGCGTTCAGGCCTGCTGGAGCCCGGACTGGTTCCATGTCCGGTTTATCTGCCAAGACACTCATGTTGTATCCCGATATCAGCACAGGGATGAACCGCTGTACGAGCAGGATGTGGTTGAGCTGTTCATTGATGAGACGGGAGCGGGGCGCGAATATATCGAGCTTGAGGTCAGCCCGCATAATGTTGTTTTTGACGCCCGGATCCAGAACGACGGCATGAAGTCGATTACCGCCATGGATGTGAAGTGGGATTTGGCCGGACTTGAAACGACCGTAACGCAGGATGATGAGGGGCACAGGATATACGACATCGCGATCCCGGCCGTCAATTTCGGGATTCCGCCCCGTGCAGGCGAGAGCTGGAAGGTTAACTTTTACCGTATTGACGAGGATCCTCAGGGCTTGCAGGAATTTCAGGCGTGGAGCCCGACGGGAGAGGTGAATTACCATATTCCATCCCGGTTCGGCAAGCTCGTATTTGAGGAATAG
- the kdpB gene encoding potassium-transporting ATPase subunit KdpB yields MNNPKQRLMTKAMVVQALKDSVVKLNPVLMLKNPVMFVVEAGTIVVLLMTLFPSYFGTESSIGFNLTVFLILLFTLLFANFAEAMAEGRGKAQADSLKQSKKEMTANKVTEGGGVTAVPSTELRKGDIVIVSQGEMIPGDGEVIAGLASVDESAITGESAPVIKEAGGDFSSVTGGTRVVSDTIKIRITSDPGESFLDRMISLVEGASRQKTPNEIALNTLLTVLTLIFLIVVVTLAPIAKYLGIELSVPVLISLLVCLIPTTIGGLLSAIGIAGMDRITRFNVLAMSGKAVEAAGDINTMILDKTGTITFGNRMASRFIPVGGEPLASVAQWAAVSSLLDETPEGRSVLELMKREGHAFDAGLASSAECIEFKAETRMSGMNLKDGRKVRKGAVDAVKAWVQAQGGEIPADLIPSSDAIATEGGTPLAVAVDDRLYGLIYLKDTVKPGMKERFEQLRRMGIKTIMCTGDNPLTAATIAREAGVDEFIAESKPEDKIAVIRREQAEGKLVAMTGDGTNDAPALAQADVGLAMNSGTVAAKEAANMVDLDSDPSKIIEVVAIGKQLLMTRGALTTFSVANDVAKYFAIIPAMFTAAIPSMGALNVMGLGSPMSAILSALIFNAIIIPVLIPLAMKGVSYKPMSSSKLLQRNVLVYGLGGVIVPFVGIKLIDMIVHLWI; encoded by the coding sequence ATGAACAATCCCAAACAACGTTTAATGACCAAAGCGATGGTCGTTCAGGCGCTGAAGGACAGCGTTGTGAAGCTGAATCCTGTCTTGATGCTGAAAAATCCGGTCATGTTCGTGGTGGAGGCCGGAACGATCGTGGTGCTGCTGATGACGCTGTTTCCGTCCTATTTTGGGACGGAGAGCAGCATCGGCTTCAATCTGACCGTGTTCCTGATCCTGCTCTTTACGCTGCTGTTCGCGAATTTCGCGGAGGCGATGGCGGAAGGGCGCGGCAAAGCGCAGGCCGATTCCTTGAAGCAGTCCAAGAAGGAGATGACGGCCAATAAAGTAACGGAAGGAGGCGGCGTTACGGCGGTTCCGTCGACCGAGCTGCGAAAAGGGGATATCGTCATCGTGTCCCAAGGCGAAATGATACCTGGCGACGGCGAGGTTATCGCGGGATTGGCATCCGTCGACGAATCGGCCATCACCGGCGAATCTGCGCCGGTGATCAAAGAGGCCGGCGGCGACTTCAGCTCGGTTACCGGGGGCACCCGCGTGGTTAGCGATACGATTAAAATTCGGATTACGAGCGATCCGGGAGAATCGTTTCTGGACCGGATGATCTCACTTGTTGAAGGAGCCTCCCGACAGAAGACGCCTAACGAAATTGCGCTTAACACGCTTCTGACGGTGCTGACGCTCATCTTCCTGATCGTAGTAGTGACACTGGCGCCGATTGCGAAGTACCTCGGCATCGAGCTGTCGGTTCCGGTGCTCATCTCGCTGCTTGTCTGCCTCATTCCGACGACGATCGGCGGTCTGCTGTCGGCGATCGGCATTGCGGGGATGGACCGGATCACCCGGTTCAATGTGCTGGCGATGTCGGGGAAGGCGGTGGAGGCGGCCGGAGATATCAACACGATGATTCTCGATAAGACAGGGACGATCACGTTCGGGAACCGGATGGCCAGCCGGTTCATTCCGGTGGGCGGCGAACCGCTGGCTTCCGTTGCCCAGTGGGCGGCCGTCAGCTCCCTGCTGGATGAGACGCCCGAGGGCCGTTCCGTGCTGGAGCTGATGAAGAGGGAAGGACACGCCTTCGATGCAGGGTTGGCGTCCAGCGCCGAATGTATTGAATTCAAGGCCGAGACGCGGATGAGCGGCATGAATCTGAAGGATGGCCGGAAGGTTCGCAAGGGAGCGGTGGACGCGGTGAAAGCTTGGGTGCAGGCACAAGGAGGAGAAATCCCCGCAGATCTGATCCCAAGCAGCGATGCTATCGCCACCGAGGGCGGCACGCCGCTGGCGGTTGCCGTCGACGACCGGCTCTACGGCTTGATCTACCTGAAGGATACGGTGAAGCCGGGCATGAAGGAGCGGTTCGAGCAGCTGCGCCGGATGGGCATCAAGACGATTATGTGCACCGGCGACAATCCCTTGACCGCAGCGACGATCGCCCGCGAGGCGGGCGTCGACGAATTCATTGCGGAGAGCAAACCGGAGGATAAAATTGCGGTCATTCGCCGGGAGCAGGCGGAGGGCAAGCTGGTTGCCATGACCGGCGACGGGACGAACGACGCTCCGGCGCTGGCGCAGGCCGATGTCGGCCTCGCGATGAACAGCGGCACGGTTGCCGCGAAAGAAGCGGCCAACATGGTGGATCTCGATTCCGATCCGTCGAAAATCATCGAGGTGGTTGCCATTGGCAAGCAGCTGCTGATGACGCGCGGTGCCTTGACCACGTTCAGCGTGGCCAATGACGTGGCCAAATATTTCGCAATTATTCCGGCCATGTTCACAGCGGCTATTCCAAGCATGGGCGCACTTAATGTTATGGGGCTCGGCTCCCCGATGTCGGCGATTTTATCGGCGCTGATCTTCAATGCGATCATCATACCAGTGCTGATTCCGCTTGCGATGAAGGGCGTGTCCTACAAGCCGATGAGCTCATCCAAGCTGCTGCAGCGCAATGTGCTGGTTTACGGATTGGGCGGGGTTATCGTCCCGTTCGTCGGCATCAAGCTGATTGATATGATTGTCCATCTATGGATTTAA